The Carassius auratus strain Wakin unplaced genomic scaffold, ASM336829v1 scaf_tig00022143, whole genome shotgun sequence genomic interval TGGTAATGAATtgatcacacgcacacacaatatGTAGCACTTGTGCTTCATATGTAAATTATTCACACTAAACCAGTTCTATACCCAAAGGGAGGAACATATCTATAGTGAGGAGGAACATATAAAGTGTATACAGGAGACCAGaagttgaatataaaaataacactttactgtaacaataataataataataataataataatagcaaatacaatcacatcacaacacagaacaataaaacatcaaacaatatgtAGAATATGATATTGTAACTCAGTATAATACACCTCAAAGGGAACTTAAactgttcatttcatttaatacagtactatttgtgtgtaatgtaaaaacagagaCCATTTTAGACCATTTTACCATTTCAGAAATGACCAACGCGAGTGTTAAATATTAAGCCGGTAAATCTGCTAAATTTTTCTGGACTCATTGCTTCGATTGACAGTAAAGACGCCATCTATTCGCCATCTATTCtcttgtcatgcgtgtcttcatGTACACACAAATATCACGGGAGAACTGTATcatgtcaaactttttaactggaaCATAAATCCTAACCTGCACAACAGAACATATTAATCCATCAATACAAATAAAGCGGTACACAAAACCGTAAAGCACAATTCAAAACGCTCAAAATGTTGGCAGAACAGGCATTTTGTACTCGCTACTTCAGtgttttatacaattacattttattataaatggcatacattaatatttcattaatatcagtTGTTAAATTAGCTTTTGCTATGTAACGTTAATGGCAGACTCCTGTACTAATCAGCAGATACAGTAACTAACGTTAGATCAACAACAGATATAATTACTTCACCCAAAATGGTTCGTTTGGGATGCAGCTCATATAAGTATCATTATTTCTTCCTTTTACGCGTCTTTCAATAAACTTTTAACAAGTTAAACAACGTTAATCACTCGATTTCTCAGCTTCCTCGTCTGACCGTTACCGTTCAAATTATGCACGCTGGAGTGTCACGCGCACTACATTCGGATTTCTTAAAGTGGAAGCGTCACGACACAACCATTGTAGATGTTTCTGTTTCTATGAATTCTTAgtcaaatgtaatacattttaacttattcggatattatatcatttaaaatatttgccttactgtattatgaattaaaaaaatatatatttgtgtatatgtaggctgcatttttatgggttacaagtacacacacacacacacacacacacagtgctaatctaaacaagtaaagttactcttaaaaaagtaattaacagaatcaaataagatcctacaggacaaagtgaatttccattaaaaaaaatcacaatgtccaatacaaatcaataaaagattacatgaaaaaattaaatcccattcaattaaacacaatgtccaataagattctaaacatcaaataaaatcctacaggacaaagtgaaattccattaaaatcaatcagaatgtccaataggattccaAGAGTCCAGtaagatccaataggacaaagtgaaattccattaaaatcaaccagaatgtccaataggattctaagaatccagtaaaatcttacaggacaaagtgaaattccattaaaatcaatcagaatgtccaataggattctaagaatccagtaggatccaataggacaaagtgaaattccattaaaatcaatcagaatgtccaataggattctaagaatccagtaaaatcttacaggacaaagtgaaattccattaaaattaatcagaatgtccaataggattctaagaatccagtaggatccaataggacaaagtgaagttccaataggattttttgacaagggttTCTCcactttttataatcttttaatttCTTTCCACGTTTCCAAACTCTCTTTTACTTTGTTCAGGGCTGTTAtgctaaatgtacattttatttttgggaaCACCATGATTCTAAATCCAGGGTATGACTTCTACAATTATTttcccatatttctttttcatttcattgCTAATTGGACTGTCCAACTCATCAAGATCGATCTTAGATGTGACAATCCCAGACCCCGTTTTTGCCATCCAAGCCTTTACCTGGAACGTGTCCTCTTTCCCTCCAACCCGTTCTCATTAATCTTGTTACTGCTACATTTTCGTTTCtattcattttctgtatttttattattattaccgttAAGTGCCACTAGTGGCGCTGTAGCTTAAGAGTGAGCTTTGTATGCAGAGAAGAGGTTAATTTCCGCAGAAGAAGCGATCTCtcgagagaaagaaagatgtatGACTAAAGTGTGGTCACTAAGCTAAGTTTAAGAGAGATAAGATaaacagaaagaagaagaaaaagactgaAACTAATTCCTCTCTCGGTACTGAGCCAACGAGGTATGTTTTGTATGTTGTATTTGTCAAAATAGTTTTATCTGTCAGATTTCTTTCTTTAAGCTAATTATTGTTTGTTCTGTGCTTTTAGAGAAAATCTTACTGTGATTAATTGTTGATGTGAAATAAAGCCAatagtttaagattttttttttttttaagttggtacataaattattaattcattgacTCATTCAACACAAAACTTGTACCGAAAAAAGACTAATCACCGGTAATTGCCGACGGTTTTAGAGGACAGTATAAATCCCGGAGAGGCGAGCAGTTCACAGTAtttcacacatttacacaaacatcAAACACTTTACAGCTTGTTTAAGCGACGTTTTACAGActcgtttctgttttgttttcatcgGGATCATTTAACGTTACTGCTGTAGCAGCATGTGaggaaaaaattaattcattcagAGCTGAATGATTTCGACTGCTTGTGTgctttgttttgatgtttgtaGTTGATCTGTTAGTGAATGCCcagtcataataataaaaataaataaataaatatttatctgtgaAGGGTACTGGTGGGAATCGATCTCAAGTAGCCTATTGCTGCtaccattttcatttttaccttttttttctccgCTGACATCTAGATTATTTTTACTTGTCAAAATTGAAATAGGTCTGCATTGCAACTGTATTTCCAAACACATTTTGTTCCTGTAATGAGTAATGAACGTTTTTCACATTTTGAAGATTTGAAATTTCAAATCTATTCATAAATGGGAATATATGAAGTTTGACACAGGAAGCATTAAATATTGCTTTGAAAAATGTTATGATCATTGTCAGTTTATGTACAGAAAAATCAAGTTTAGGATTACCATGGTCATGTTAGGCTATGGTGTTGTAAGATAGTTTTTAGTTTCAttagtgtttgtttgttattgtcagtaatttatcaataatttatttattttgtcaatgtcatattttgataaataacagTACTTCAGTAAAGCAgttttatatgcttttatatCCTCAAATCTGGTCCCAACAGCAAACACTGAGAATAAAGAGAGATGATCTGAATGTCTTGTTGAATGGGTGTTGATAGAGGCTCATCAATATTAACAGAGCTGCTGAAAAGActctttatttcatgtaaatagtTCTGGTTTTCAGCTCATTTATTATGCTGATGCCTCAGATCTCCTGTAAATTGCCACTTAAAGCTCATTTCCCTGGTGTCAACAAGaaacttttttgtgttttgtttttcagctgtttttcttaccattatttatgtttatatatatataacattgtgTTGTAAAACCGATCTtggtaaggtgttttttttttcatcttctctcATGCTGCAATTTaccttcagtgaagctcctcccacaggaatcacatcatcagtgaagctcctcccacaggaatcacatcatcagtgaagctcctcccacagtAGTTCACCAATAAATGCTGGAACATCTCATCAGTTCAGAAGAGAAGAAGAGCTGAAATCTGTCAAGTCTGAGTTTATTGAAGAGgacagagagaagatgagagatCAAGAAGCCTCAACCCTcagaatcaaacacactgaagatactGAAAAAACAGGTTGGTGATTATTATTGATTTCTCATTCATCCGTGATTCTGAAAAACTCGATTAAATCAGATTTAGTTAAATGGTTGATTCACAGTTTAATTTTGCAGCCATTTTaaccacatttttatttctatacagTTTGCTTTTTATACATCAAAAGTAAACACAGTTGATCTAGTAAGTAATGACTTAAGCAAAATCTGATTAGCTAGTTACTAATTTATTTCCCATAAATTATAGCAGTTATTCATAGTGATAgagattatttttcttacagtaactttggtaacagggttgatgAAAAGTTCCTGAAAACTaaccatttttacttttatttaagagCTGATCGAAGAGAACCAGGAGAGTGAAGAATTGagtgaagttgaggagaaaaatcatgtcaaaaccAGAGAAAAATTTCTGAGTTGccctcaaaccaaacagaaagattaaaagaaaagaagagccaagaaatctttcacctgcactcagtgtccAAAGAGTTTCACAAGCAAATCTTATCTTGAtattcacatgagagttcacactagagagagaccatacacatgtgatcagtgcggcaaGAGTTTCTCTCAAAAAAAATACCTTCCATtgcacatgaacatccacactggagagaaaccgtacacgtgtgatcagtgcgggaagtgTTTCACACAATCAACAAACCTTAATAGTCACATGAAGATCCACACAAGAGAGAAACCGTACACTtgtgatcaatgtgggaagagtttcacacaatcaaCAAACCTTAAGAGACACATGAAGATCCACACAAGAGAGAAACTGTACTCATGTAATCAGTGCGGGCAAACATTTTTGTGGGCTTCAAACCTGAAAAGACACCTGAGAGTTCATACACAGGAGAAGCCATATTCGTGtgatttgtgtggaaagagttttacattgctacaaagtttgaaacaacatcagAAACTTCATACTGGTGTGAaagagtacatgtgctttgagtgtgaaaagacttttatttCAGCGGCCAATTTAAAACAGCATGagatgattcacactggagagaaaccttacaagtgttcacactgtgacaagagattcaatcagtCTTCAtacctgaaaaaacatgagaggatccacactggagagaaaccttacaagtgttcacactgtgacaagagattcagtcggtcaggagacctgaaaacacatgagatgattcacactggagagaaaccttacaagtgttcacactgtgacaagagattcactcAGTCTTCATACctgaaaatacatgagaggatccacactggagagaaaccttacaagtgttcacactgtgacaagagattcaatcggTCTTCATACCTGAAAAtacacgagaggatccacactggagagaaaccgtatcactgcactgcaTGTGGGAAGTGTTTCAATGATTCATCTGCTCTACACAGTCATACAAAAAACATTCACAGTAAGTAGATAATCTTCAGATCCAGCACTTTCAGATCTGATGCTGCAATAATGCTGCAAGCAATAAAATATCACCTGGATAAATCTGTCCTAACCAGACATTACAAGCAACATGACAGAAACAAGTTTTCACAGTTAATAaagttcatcttcatcttcaaaaGCAACAGATTCAACTGAGATTCAGATCAACTCAAAGATGGAGTTTCTACCCAAAGAACAATGtcgaaatgttttattattgtatatcatTTTGCTTCATGATATAAATGTTATACTTGTAATTTTATATGAGTTTCATgttaccgtaattcctcaaataaaaaccggtagtcaaataaacggcgggcctcttatagtggccgggggcgTGGTAACACGGACAAATTAAGGCCGGGGggaaatttgtgcagcagagccagataacgaacgtacacgcccactgccggagcgtttctcgctctcgagtcaagaaccggttgcatcggttttcggatcaccagtacactgaaccgagaagcatttctgtcggatgcgtccgattcgagaaccgaggagctgatgatactgcgcatgcgtgattcagcgtgaagcagaccgacacacagagcgtctgaaccaaactgattattttggtgattgattctgaactgattctgtgctaatgttatgcctttccactggaacgctatcgcttttaatttaaaaccggttatttaaaacaattacttatcaaacagatggaattagaaataaaggtctgcctctaataaaagcctgcttcaaataaaatcctgttaccttctgcagttcaggtaaataaaggccccggcttttatttgaggaattacggtatattCTATTGTCGAATGCATGTGTGTCACTTGTAGTTGCTTACTCTTGAAGGAAAGTAGAAGCTTTCTACAAACCGTTATGTACTGTTACGAAGGAGGCTGATGTAGTTGCTGTAACACTTTTAAGTGAggtttagatacattttttttgtttgttctttgttAAAACAAACAGTTATTGTTCTACTTATGATGTATTTTAGAATCACGGATACAATATATACTTTCATGTAGCTTTGCAACGGATCCTTCTTTGCTTCTCTTAAGTCGGGATGGGTAACATAACCCTCATTTCTATATGGTTCAAGTGATCTGAAACATGTTTTTTCATACATTTCTCAATAATTATGAAGTAGATATCACATTCAGAAGTATCAAGGGCAGTATGGCAGTGTTTGATTTCATTTCAACCTCAAAAACACACGTAAAAGACATGCAACGAGAACCTTAGACCTACGTTACAGTTCACGCTTCATCAAAAATGGAgattctattgtttttttctcaatattCAAACCCCTTTCATACTTTTCTTTTTCTCCGAAAATAGAATCAACGTTATCTTTTTAACCCTTGACATGAAAATCAATGGaggtttttactgttttttttttctttcttttttttcatgatttcataTGTGCATCACTATTTCAAAGTTAaatagtctagatggaaataagggtccacgcgcaccccccggcttttttatgccacctgattttttaaattccttaaagtgtctattttcataatctgccaggtgccaagctgaaataatgtcccaaagggttcttttttaaccctttgctgcacccgaccggaatctgaaaaatcaaaaagtgatgtagaaagtggcataacattagaagtaaacaacatacagagacaaattaacacattttcccatacaattctgaccccaggaatttaacggaatggttatttttgacatttgacaacatattgaccttatttctggacaaaatagcaaaaaatggccaaagatgtgtagaggatcaactatttttttgttttctcaagcgcatagggtgatttttttttttcacaacataatatttctttatcattcaaatgtctattttaagattaaattgggtaccaagctgaaataatgtccaaaatgcttaatttttaaccctttgcaccaacccgaaaaatctaaatatgatataAAGTGGTATAACTTTTTATGTAAACAACtaacagagacaaatgaacacatttttcaatacaattctgaccccatacatttttatttgtcatgttttataacatcttgaccatctgttGTCAAAAAGAGAGCATTTTTATTATGTTCAGCAGcctgaaatagggtttattttaaccttttacttcacctatcctgaacctgaacatatttaaaatagttttacttttgaagtaaacaaaacaaactaacaaattaacagcaaattaacttaaatttttaataaataaataaataactacagaaaaaaatccaaaaaagtccaaaaagttgactgagcataaactgcaagttttttttttaattttggggctttgcagttggcaGTTGGCAGTCGTCGGTTCGTACCCGCAGAtcgccatctcccactgctctctcttttggaaaaatttcagtaagtatttgaaac includes:
- the LOC113077300 gene encoding zinc finger protein 93-like is translated as MRVHTRERPYTCDQCGKSFSQKKYLPLHMNIHTGEKPYTCDQCGKCFTQSTNLNSHMKIHTREKPYTCDQCGKSFTQSTNLKRHMKIHTREKLYSCNQCGQTFLWASNLKRHLRVHTQEKPYSCDLCGKSFTLLQSLKQHQKLHTGVKEYMCFECEKTFISAANLKQHEMIHTGEKPYKCSHCDKRFNQSSYLKKHERIHTGEKPYKCSHCDKRFSRSGDLKTHEMIHTGEKPYKCSHCDKRFTQSSYLKIHERIHTGEKPYKCSHCDKRFNRSSYLKIHERIHTGEKPYHCTACGKCFNDSSALHSHTKNIHSK